In Argiope bruennichi chromosome X1, qqArgBrue1.1, whole genome shotgun sequence, a single window of DNA contains:
- the LOC129958777 gene encoding COMM domain-containing protein 4-like, giving the protein MKFRFCGDLDCPDWVLAEIATLSRISSVKMKLLSNQVVNGILGTPIDYEKVSKLTADAKLENSDVKATIATISFILTSSAKHGIDEESLSNELQQLGLPKESAAALCKIFSEKFSLLQKKLRNDFLKLTEIKNINWQVDHILSSSCLSDVNNPSVKISFEVTENEATNLHSINMSSSKFQTLLHELKQACAAMEEITPPS; this is encoded by the exons ATG AAATTTCGATTTTGTGGAGACTTAGATTGTCCAGATTGGGTTCTTGCAGAAATAGCTACTTTGTCAAGAATA agTTCTGTAAAAATGAAACTTCTGAGTAATCAAGTTGTAAATGGCATTTTAGGCACCCCTATCGAT tatgaaAAAGTAAGCAAGTTAACAGCAGATGCTAAATTag AAAACAGTGATGTTAAAGCTACTATTgcaacaatttcttttattttgacaaGTTCAGCAAAGCATGGAATAGATGAGGAATCACTTTCTAATGAGCTCCAACAACTTGGACTGCCAAAAG AATCAGCTGCAGctttgtgcaaaatattttctgagaaattttcacttttgcagaagaaattaagaaatgatttcCTTAAAT tgactgaaattaaaaatattaactggcAAGTGGATCATATTTTATCTTCAAGTTGCTTATCAGATGTTAATAATCCTTCTGTTAAGATTAGTTTTGAAGTAACAGAAAATGAAGCAACAAATTTGCATTCAATCAATATGTCCTCTAGTAAATTCCAGACACTTTTGCATG aattgaAACAAGCATGTGCTGCTATGGAAGAAATAACTCCGCCATCCTAG